The following proteins come from a genomic window of Plectropomus leopardus isolate mb chromosome 11, YSFRI_Pleo_2.0, whole genome shotgun sequence:
- the LOC121950150 gene encoding C-C motif chemokine 4-like, with translation MKTLCFALGLLLLIAGCCDAMSHALQFMAPTKCCFNFYTNSLPLKRISSIIKTHSSCLQQAFIVQTIRGRQICYSGTFQWALDVYNLLHNTEGSGQQQ, from the exons ATGAAGACTCTCTGCTTCGCTctggggctgctgctgctcatcgCCGGCTGCTGCGACGCCATGT CTCACGCTCTGCAGTTCATGGCCCCTACAAAGTGCTGCTTTAACTTTTACACAAACAGTTTACCTTTAAAGAGGATATCCAGCATCATCAAGACCCACAGCTCCTGTCTGCAGCAGGCGTTCAT AGTCCAGACGATCAGAGGACGACAGATCTGCTACAGCGGGACTTTCCAGTGGGCTCTGGACGTCTACAATCTGCTCCACAACACCGAGGGCAGCGGTCAGCAGCAATGA